Below is a window of Syntrophus gentianae DNA.
TCCCGCATTCCGTATCCGATACATCGAGGTAGACATAGGTCCCGCCGGGGAGGTTGTCGTTGAGATAGCTATCGGACAGATAAGTCTCATCACACTCCATGACCCCCGTCGTAACGGTGATGACGCCTCTCGAATCTCCCAGGGCATCGGCGGCGTTCGTGATCAGGTTCATGATCACCTGGCGTAACCGTCTGATGTACCCATCTTCACACCCGCCATTCCCTGAGCTATAGCCTCCCGCAAAGAAGAACGAATTTCTTTATGGGAGGCAAGCTGTGATGACCAAAGAGGAAAGACGAGCCTATTGGCGCGCAATCATCGAGGACCAGGCAGCAAGCGGCATGAATATCACCGACTTTTGCTGTGAAAAACAAATCAACCGGCATCAGTTCCATGCCTGGCGACGCAGACTCAGAGATCAACAACATTGCAACGGTTTCCTGGAGTTGGTCCCCGGCAGAGACGTCGTGATCCGCTCAGGTATCCGCATTTGTCAAGGTAATAAACTCATGATCGAGGTGGATCGGGACTTCGATCCCTTCATCCTCCTCGCCATTGTCGAGACGTTTCGGAGTATCTCCCCGTGTTCGGTCTGATGGCGGCTACCCGCATCTATCTGTACCGAGGACGCTGCGACATGCGCAAATCGTTCGATGGTCTCTGCGGCATCATCCCTGCCGAGTTGGGGGCCGATCCCCTGTCGGGATCTCTGTTCGTCTTTGTGAACCGCCGCCGCAGTATGGTCAAACTCCTCTACTGGAACCGGGATGGCCTCGCTCTCTGGTACAAGCGTCTGGAACGGGGCTGTTTCATTCTTCCTGAGCGCTGGACGGAAGACGGCTTGATTGAGCGTCACGATCTGACCACGCTTCTGGAAGGAATCGTGCCGAACAAAATGGAAAAAGATACATCATAATCACATAATTATTTGATATTATAGAGTTATGTGCTATCACCCCTCCCATGATTTCGACACCTCCTCAGGCCCTGGAGCTCCTTGCAAAGGAGG
It encodes the following:
- the tnpA gene encoding IS66 family insertion sequence element accessory protein TnpA; translation: MTKEERRAYWRAIIEDQAASGMNITDFCCEKQINRHQFHAWRRRLRDQQHCNGFLELVPGRDVVIRSGIRICQGNKLMIEVDRDFDPFILLAIVETFRSISPCSV
- the tnpB gene encoding IS66 family insertion sequence element accessory protein TnpB (TnpB, as the term is used for proteins encoded by IS66 family insertion elements, is considered an accessory protein, since TnpC, encoded by a neighboring gene, is a DDE family transposase.), whose product is MFGLMAATRIYLYRGRCDMRKSFDGLCGIIPAELGADPLSGSLFVFVNRRRSMVKLLYWNRDGLALWYKRLERGCFILPERWTEDGLIERHDLTTLLEGIVPNKMEKDTS